A single genomic interval of Terriglobus albidus harbors:
- a CDS encoding glycoside hydrolase family 57 protein, with the protein MASPKKPAGFLTFTLHSHLPYVVNHGTWPHGMEWLHEAAAETYLPLLRVLGRLEKDGLALKANINLSPILLEQLAHPVFRAEFPKYLDRKITAATEDEAFFIQGGETHFAETARFWRAFFLEALDDFNALDGDIIKGFRHFNDKGLIEIITCGATHGYMPLLGTDESVRAQVRTAVATHKRHIGKHPRGIWVPECGYRPAGFWNYPVPDADGTTHPGYDRIGVEQALSESQIEYFYVDTHLVEESERIPSPYELLNGQVPRDEATIQMTFNNHRGLYQPYYVDGPYDKRYAATIFPRDPRTGLQVWSGETGYPGDANYLDFHKKRWPGGHRYWQVTGPKLDMAFKMPYWPQEAAEKVKEHASHFVHLVFEALKDGFNDSIPPILCAPFDAELFGHWWFEGPLWLEAIARTLADYPTGIELITCSEYLDKYPRAGFISMHEGSWGAEGTNDVWMNPETSWTYNHIYPAELYTRDLATAGKWKDGGLGERIMKQLCRELLLLESSDWQFLITTGAARDYAEKRFNVHKDQFLEMKGIWQAFEQNNALNEVQDRRLSELEIRDSVFPDIDPSFWAAGAKAS; encoded by the coding sequence TTGGCATCGCCGAAGAAGCCTGCAGGATTTCTGACATTTACGTTGCACTCTCATCTACCGTATGTGGTCAACCACGGTACGTGGCCACATGGTATGGAGTGGTTACATGAAGCAGCGGCCGAAACCTACCTTCCGTTGCTGCGCGTCCTTGGACGTCTTGAAAAAGACGGGTTAGCCCTGAAGGCGAACATTAATCTTTCGCCGATCCTCCTTGAGCAGCTCGCGCACCCTGTCTTCCGAGCTGAGTTCCCAAAGTATCTCGATCGCAAGATTACCGCCGCAACGGAAGACGAAGCTTTCTTCATTCAGGGCGGCGAGACACACTTCGCGGAGACCGCCCGCTTCTGGCGCGCGTTCTTCCTGGAAGCGCTGGATGACTTCAACGCTCTCGACGGCGACATCATCAAAGGCTTCCGTCACTTCAATGACAAAGGTCTCATTGAGATCATCACCTGCGGCGCAACGCATGGGTACATGCCTCTGCTGGGTACCGATGAAAGCGTACGTGCACAGGTCCGCACCGCTGTTGCCACCCACAAGCGCCACATCGGCAAACATCCTCGCGGTATCTGGGTGCCTGAGTGCGGCTATCGCCCAGCCGGTTTCTGGAACTACCCTGTGCCCGATGCCGATGGAACTACGCATCCCGGCTACGATCGTATCGGTGTCGAACAAGCTCTCAGCGAATCGCAGATCGAGTACTTCTACGTCGATACTCATCTGGTCGAAGAGTCGGAACGCATTCCTTCGCCCTACGAGTTGCTCAACGGACAGGTGCCGCGTGACGAAGCCACCATCCAGATGACTTTCAATAACCACCGCGGACTCTATCAGCCGTATTACGTCGATGGTCCCTACGACAAGCGTTACGCCGCCACCATCTTCCCGCGCGATCCGCGCACCGGCCTGCAGGTCTGGTCGGGCGAAACCGGCTATCCGGGCGATGCCAACTATCTCGACTTCCATAAGAAGCGCTGGCCGGGTGGCCATCGCTACTGGCAGGTCACCGGTCCCAAGCTCGATATGGCTTTCAAGATGCCATATTGGCCGCAGGAAGCCGCCGAAAAGGTCAAGGAACATGCCAGCCACTTTGTGCACCTCGTCTTTGAAGCGCTGAAAGACGGCTTCAACGATTCCATCCCGCCGATTCTCTGCGCGCCGTTTGACGCCGAACTCTTCGGGCACTGGTGGTTCGAAGGTCCGCTCTGGCTCGAAGCCATCGCCCGCACGCTGGCCGATTACCCCACCGGGATCGAGCTCATCACCTGCTCCGAGTATCTCGACAAGTACCCGCGTGCCGGCTTCATCTCGATGCACGAAGGTTCATGGGGCGCCGAAGGCACCAACGACGTGTGGATGAACCCGGAGACCTCCTGGACCTACAACCACATCTATCCCGCCGAACTGTACACCCGCGACCTCGCAACCGCCGGCAAGTGGAAAGACGGTGGTCTCGGCGAACGCATCATGAAACAGCTCTGCCGCGAGTTGCTGCTGCTTGAGTCTTCTGACTGGCAGTTCCTCATCACCACTGGAGCCGCACGCGACTACGCCGAAAAGCGCTTCAACGTGCACAAAGATCAGTTCCTGGAGATGAAAGGCATCTGGCAGGCCTTCGAACAGAACAACGCCCTTAACGAAGTCCAGGACCGCCGCCTCTCCGAACTCGAAATCAGGGACTCCGTCTTTCCCGACATCGATCCCAGCTTCTGGGCCGCAGGCGCTAAAGCCAGTTAA